The Procambarus clarkii isolate CNS0578487 chromosome 39, FALCON_Pclarkii_2.0, whole genome shotgun sequence region CATTCTTCTAAGGAAACAAGTCGTCAGTATTCTCAGAAAGAGAAGTTAAGTAAAGGATCTGGAGAGCTTTCTCAAAGACGTCGGGGAGGCAAGAAGCCGCACAAACCTCTCTTCAGTTTTGTTCACCGGGAAACACGAGAACAAAATGAAGAACAATTGGCAAATTTAAAGAAAGAGAGAAACAAAAGAGAGATCTTAGCATCCGTCAACTCGAAAATACGACATCGTAAGTCTGGTGGGTCAGGGCGCAAGGAAGGCAGGAGAGGGGGGCAACGCAAGCTTAAATCACACCTTGGGAGCTCCCAGCGGCAAAGTGAGAGAGAAAACGATGTAAGTCATTCATTGCATTTGAAGCAGCTGGGAAAAGAGCCACACGCGAATAAGATTAAGAAGAAAAAATCAATTACAAACCGGACAAGAAACTGGAAAACCTCGAAGAGCACTACAAGACGCAATCGTCAGCTTCTTGGAAAAAACAATAAGAACAATGACATAACACCAAGGAGCGAGAAATATCAAGAGAGTGTCACAAAAAATCGAACCAATAACGAAAAAAAGTTCAAATCTCAAGCCTTTCAGGGGAACTACGGCAGAAAAAGCCACAACCCTCAAGGGAAGATGAGACAAAAACAAAGGATTATAAGGACTAATCTTAGAAAGCGAAAAGTGAAGATAAGCGATGTCAACATTGACACCAAAAGGGAAAGAAGAAGTGAGACAAAAATCAAAACAAACCGCAGCACGAGGAAGAACACTGCTAAGAATCCACTAAGTGGCAAACTTCTACGATCAAGGCAAGACGCAGGGAACAAAATAAATCGAAGGCAGGAAACAATGAACGAAAGAAATCGATGGAAGGAAGGCAGAAACAAGAGTTTTCGAAGGCAGGAAGTGAGGAACAAGAGTAATCGACGGCTCGAAGCAAGGAACAAAAGTAATCGGGGGAAGGAAGGAAAAAGCAAGAACTATCAATCGCAGGGAGCAAGGAATAAGTATAATCGAGGGCAGGAAACACGGAACAAGAATAATCCAGGGAAGGTAGGAAAAAATAAGAGTTATCAAAGGCAGAAAACAAAGGACAAAAGAAGCCGAAGGCAAGAAGCAGGGAAAAAGATTTATCAACCAAATATGAGAATAAGCAAAAGGAAGGAATCAAATATCAataaaaataggcgcagagaagaACGTGTATCTAGACCTCGAAATCCTCAAAATCGAGAACACCGGGTCCCTCAACCCTCTCCCCGGGGCCGTGTCAAAGATCTCCGGGGCCATGATAAACCTCCCCTGGGGTTTAACAAATATAAACTATTCAAACAAAGTCAACCTCAATTAAAAAACCTTCAAGACACTGATTTTTTCAAAAGACCAAAATCTaaaaaattgagaaacaagacatTTGCAACAGTCAAAAGGAAAAGGAGATCGTTGTCGCGCAGAAAGTCCAACAACTCTCCAGAACACCTAGAGGATCATAGAGGTCGCAGGAAGCACCGGAGCTCTGGTAAAGTTACTAATGCAAGAACGTTTACATCCAGAGACGTTACGAGATCACGCCGAGGGCAGCAGCAGAGGAAAGAAGCTGATGCAACAATCAGAAGGCtgaagaattcgcctcaaaaatctagAAGGGTTGAGAAAAGTTTTGTCCTCCGGAGAAACAAACTAAGCCACAACTCCCCGACAAGAAACAGACAGTTACGAAAACGACTCGAAAACCAGAGGAACATTTCACATGAAAACACAAGAATGAAGACCACAGATCGCAAAAACAAAGAAGCAATTATAAATCACAAGAAAAATGAAAAATTATCCAAGAGCAAATCCAGAAGAACTCGGCCAAAACTTTCCAACAAGACAGAATACAAGGAAAGTCACTTTAAGTCTAAGGACTCCCTACAGAAGGCAGGGAGAGGGAAAATGGCAAGTGTCGAAGGAAAGTTGTTGAGTACGTGTCTCAATACTCTGTCCAGAGTTTGTCAGTTAATCGACAAATGCCTCCTCGACGCTTACCAACCGGAGCGACTCGCAGAAAACGAGATTCGTCGCTCAGGAAAAACGAGACCTCACCGGAGAGACTACGTTAGAGACAACAGCAAGGGTGGCGCGAGGAGAATGATGCGACCATCGACATATATCAAGATACACAAACAAAGAGCCAATGAACGCTATAAGAGCAGCTCTCCAGGGAGAAACAGAGGAACAAAACAACAAAATAACTGGCTACAACACACGAAATATAAACAAAAAGACTCGAGACGCAACAAAAGGCGAAGTTTTGTTGCTAGTAACAGGAGACGCCAGCCATGGGAATAACCCGCACCGGACCCGTCTTGTCAAAGGCTCACCATTAACCAGACAAACTTGCACCGTTATTCATGCCAAGTAAACCTCGGGCGCTTGAGATTTCTGAGTAAAATTTAACTAttctaaaaaaataataatatttacaccCTCAGGAAGTAAGAAATAAGCAGTGTGCAGACAGTATGATTCAAAATAGTTATATTTAAATCGTCGTAGCGGCCCGAAGAAGTATACATAAGCCTTGGTAAAATAGTTCACTCGGAAAGCATAAAAGGAACTAAATAAACTAAGGCAGAAAAAAAAACGGAGAAATAAGAACGGCGAACAAGACAGTCAGGCGGA contains the following coding sequences:
- the LOC123753530 gene encoding uncharacterized protein DDB_G0283697 — its product is MFSWAPYTAALLLVLAATARTSTKGQQQEQGDITFDLLQEPAKPDPAEDAVVRDLLRTEDDPVKASSPAGDDSTNSHPEEDDVVLDLSSPEAAGPELPADSQEVSAAGHGEDKSNKAGDKDQLGYKDQLGYKDQLGYKDRHYNNHDQDNAKGPHDSQDKRGKGLHDSQDQRAKGPHDSQDQRAKGPHDSQDQRAKGPHDSQDQRAKGPHDSQDQRAKGPHDSQNQRGKGHNDKPKYRVNVHKEGSHHYGHRNKSYKDKGNNDSYRKEKTLHNKKKFEHLEAKKRFDHRDAKKRFDHRDAKKRFDHRDAKNHFDYHDAKKRLEHPDSKNHFDHRDAKKRLEHRDAKKRFDHSDAKKRLEHPDSKNHFDHRDAKKGFEHRDAKKRFDHSDAKKRLEHPDSKNHFDHRDAKKRLEHRDAKKRLEHPDSKNHFDHCDAKKGFEHRDAKKRFDHSDAKKRLEHRDAKKRFDHRDTKKRFDHRDAKRQSFKYSDPGISTKATRRRDSKSAYNKRGSSIKSDVTSSDAGSSEKPSGVSGVTRSTVNKIHYKRKAKSVVRHIKGEKEKAKSSKVQSSSSKYKSLRSSEAKFQSVKDSKGRYKRAQQNKAESRTKFNTTQKIKPRVKGDRQRNVRYTKHISKPKFTKAPERQRGQKEQGQENKFGSTDIGHKQRRENVAKVSKNKAAKVIKKTKLLHSSKETSRQYSQKEKLSKGSGELSQRRRGGKKPHKPLFSFVHRETREQNEEQLANLKKERNKREILASVNSKIRHRKSGGSGRKEGRRGGQRKLKSHLGSSQRQSERENDVSHSLHLKQLGKEPHANKIKKKKSITNRTRNWKTSKSTTRRNRQLLGKNNKNNDITPRSEKYQESVTKNRTNNEKKFKSQAFQGNYGRKSHNPQGKMRQKQRIIRTNLRKRKVKISDVNIDTKRERRSETKIKTNRSTRKNTAKNPLSGKLLRSRQDAGNKINRRQETMNERNRWKEGRNKSFRRQEVRNKSNRRLEARNKSNRGKEGKSKNYQSQGARNKYNRGQETRNKNNPGKVGKNKSYQRQKTKDKRSRRQEAGKKIYQPNMRISKRKESNINKNRRREERVSRPRNPQNREHRVPQPSPRGRVKDLRGHDKPPLGFNKYKLFKQSQPQLKNLQDTDFFKRPKSKKLRNKTFATVKRKRRSLSRRKSNNSPEHLEDHRGRRKHRSSGKVTNARTFTSRDVTRSRRGQQQRKEADATIRRLKNSPQKSRRVEKSFVLRRNKLSHNSPTRNRQLRKRLENQRNISHENTRMKTTDRKNKEAIINHKKNEKLSKSKSRRTRPKLSNKTEYKESHFKSKDSLQKAGRGKMASVEGKLLSTCLNTLSRVCQLIDKCLLDAYQPERLAENEIRRSGKTRPHRRDYVRDNSKGGARRMMRPSTYIKIHKQRANERYKSSSPGRNRGTKQQNNWLQHTKYKQKDSRRNKRRSFVASNRRRQPWE